From one Streptococcus oralis genomic stretch:
- a CDS encoding DEAD/DEAH box helicase: protein MAKLIPGKLRMEGVVLYETGNIEIIKEKGNRLYTRVAGEDLRYSLEDDLVFCACDFFQKRGYCVHLAALEHYLKNDEEGQVILQSLEKGHEEQEEVETKVGFGGSFLERIQPQKREKIYTLSAQGQVEAGTNRLLWTLRIGLVDSQKYYVIRDIPLFLKVLVHRKPYMIGKYYENDLSWESFDTASQDVLTFLCGLIEEGLSQELFFPNQGRHLFFPLTFFEQGVGLLMNLEDFHFEHQITSYENLLFHDLDPDAELFSFSVQEYPDYFEMEISESERVNVFYGGAVLFRKGNLYLLNPKQISLLKEIKELPQEERGRKCLQFDNSDRDRLAACLTLFGQLGTVSAPERLQIRPFSPIFYFDREDDGRIRLDIQFDYGDVKVTSRQQLEQLLFSSDAVLEDQLFQVCLGAGFEADFQSWRQALKPEAVYSFFHHTIPAFEKLGQVFLSDEINQLYSVQAPQVQIESKGGLLEIQFDFQGIAQEEIDQALKALTSNQDFYISSSDQVYFFDEETKQIRQNLQELGVELKDGSFQARKSLAYSLSQLFEGRDRISFSEEFQHLAHDLTHPEDFPLGDIRVQASLRDYQEKGVRWLQMLHHYGFGGILADDMGLGKTLQTIAFLTSQVTEDSRVLILAPSGLIYNWADEFRKFAPQLDLAVVHGLKANREAILSENHQIYVTSYATFRQDSELYQEMAFDFLFLDEAQVMKNAQTKIAQSLRQFVVPAVFALSGTPIENHLGELWSIFQIVLPGLLPNKKEFMKLPADRVAQFIKPFVMRRKKEEVLTELPDLIEVVYKNELEDQQKAIYLAQLQQMRDRLAQVTDQEFQRSRVEILSGLMRLRQICDTPALFMDDYQGASGKLDSLRDLLLQVADGGHRVLIFSQFKGMLEKIEKELPDLGLTSFKITGSTPAHDRQEMTKAFNQGERDAFLISLKAGGVGLNLTGADTVILVDLWWNPAVEAQAIGRAHRMGQEQMVEVYRLITKGTIEEKIQELQEQKKHLVSQVLDGTESRASLSLAEIREILGISEAST from the coding sequence ATGGCTAAATTGATTCCGGGAAAGTTGCGCATGGAGGGGGTTGTACTCTATGAAACAGGCAACATTGAGATTATCAAGGAAAAAGGGAATCGCCTCTATACTCGTGTGGCGGGAGAAGACTTGCGCTACAGTTTAGAGGATGATCTGGTTTTTTGTGCTTGCGATTTTTTCCAAAAAAGAGGTTACTGTGTTCACCTCGCAGCGCTCGAGCATTATCTGAAGAACGACGAAGAAGGCCAGGTGATTTTACAATCCTTAGAAAAAGGACATGAAGAGCAAGAAGAGGTCGAAACCAAGGTTGGTTTTGGTGGTAGTTTTTTGGAGCGGATCCAACCTCAGAAGAGAGAGAAAATCTACACTTTGTCGGCTCAAGGCCAGGTAGAAGCTGGAACCAATCGCCTCCTTTGGACTCTCCGAATCGGTTTAGTTGATAGTCAAAAATATTATGTCATTCGTGACATCCCTCTCTTTTTGAAGGTCTTAGTCCATCGAAAGCCATACATGATTGGGAAATACTATGAAAATGACTTGTCTTGGGAGTCTTTTGATACAGCTAGTCAAGATGTTCTTACTTTTTTATGTGGCTTGATTGAGGAGGGACTGAGTCAAGAGCTCTTTTTCCCTAATCAAGGTCGTCACCTCTTTTTCCCTCTGACCTTTTTTGAGCAGGGAGTGGGGTTATTGATGAACTTGGAAGATTTTCATTTTGAGCACCAGATTACTAGTTATGAAAATCTTCTCTTTCATGATTTAGATCCCGATGCAGAACTGTTCTCTTTTTCAGTGCAGGAGTATCCCGATTATTTTGAAATGGAGATTTCTGAAAGTGAGCGAGTCAACGTATTCTATGGAGGGGCAGTTCTCTTTCGTAAGGGGAATCTTTATCTCTTAAATCCTAAACAAATCAGCCTCCTAAAGGAAATCAAGGAGCTTCCTCAGGAGGAGAGAGGGAGAAAATGCCTCCAGTTTGACAACAGTGATCGCGACCGTCTGGCTGCCTGTCTGACTTTGTTTGGACAGCTGGGCACAGTTTCTGCTCCTGAGCGCTTGCAAATCAGACCCTTTTCACCAATCTTTTACTTTGATAGGGAGGATGACGGCCGCATCCGTTTGGATATCCAGTTTGACTATGGAGATGTTAAGGTGACTAGTCGTCAACAGCTGGAACAATTACTATTTTCAAGCGATGCCGTCTTGGAAGACCAACTATTTCAAGTCTGTTTAGGGGCTGGTTTTGAGGCTGATTTTCAGTCTTGGAGACAGGCTTTGAAGCCAGAGGCAGTTTATTCTTTCTTTCACCATACGATTCCAGCTTTTGAGAAATTGGGTCAAGTTTTCTTGTCTGATGAAATCAATCAGCTCTACAGTGTCCAAGCTCCTCAGGTTCAGATTGAGTCCAAGGGAGGATTGTTGGAAATCCAATTTGATTTCCAAGGGATTGCCCAAGAAGAGATTGATCAAGCTCTTAAAGCCCTGACCAGTAATCAGGATTTCTATATCAGTTCTTCTGACCAAGTGTACTTTTTTGATGAGGAAACCAAGCAGATTCGTCAAAATTTGCAGGAACTGGGGGTTGAGCTAAAAGATGGTTCTTTCCAAGCGCGAAAATCTCTGGCTTATAGCCTTTCTCAGCTTTTTGAAGGTCGAGATCGGATCTCTTTCTCGGAAGAATTTCAGCATTTAGCTCATGATTTGACCCATCCAGAGGATTTTCCTTTGGGAGATATACGGGTGCAGGCGAGTTTGAGAGACTATCAGGAAAAGGGAGTCCGTTGGCTCCAGATGCTTCATCACTATGGCTTTGGTGGCATCCTGGCAGATGATATGGGACTGGGAAAAACACTGCAAACCATCGCTTTTTTGACCAGTCAGGTGACAGAAGATAGTCGGGTCTTGATTTTGGCTCCGTCAGGTTTGATCTACAATTGGGCAGATGAATTCAGGAAATTTGCCCCACAGTTGGATTTGGCTGTCGTTCATGGTTTGAAAGCGAATCGAGAAGCAATTCTTTCTGAAAATCACCAAATCTATGTGACTAGCTATGCCACCTTTCGTCAAGACAGCGAGCTTTATCAAGAGATGGCTTTTGATTTTCTCTTCTTAGATGAAGCCCAGGTCATGAAAAATGCCCAAACCAAGATTGCTCAGAGTTTGCGCCAGTTTGTGGTGCCGGCAGTTTTTGCTTTGTCAGGTACGCCCATCGAAAACCATTTAGGAGAGTTGTGGTCTATCTTTCAAATTGTGCTACCTGGGCTCTTGCCGAACAAGAAAGAGTTTATGAAATTACCGGCTGACCGAGTCGCGCAGTTTATCAAGCCTTTCGTCATGAGGCGTAAGAAAGAAGAAGTTCTTACAGAACTACCTGATCTGATTGAAGTCGTCTATAAAAATGAACTGGAAGACCAACAGAAGGCTATCTATCTAGCCCAGTTGCAACAGATGCGAGACCGCCTAGCGCAAGTGACAGATCAAGAATTCCAGAGAAGTCGGGTAGAAATCTTATCTGGACTCATGCGTTTGCGTCAAATCTGCGATACGCCAGCTCTCTTCATGGACGATTATCAGGGAGCTAGTGGTAAATTGGATAGTCTCCGAGATTTATTGCTACAAGTGGCTGATGGTGGGCATCGGGTCTTGATTTTCTCCCAGTTCAAAGGAATGTTGGAAAAAATCGAGAAAGAACTCCCAGACTTGGGCTTGACCTCCTTCAAAATCACAGGTTCAACTCCTGCTCATGACAGACAGGAGATGACCAAGGCCTTTAACCAAGGGGAGAGAGATGCCTTTCTCATCTCCCTTAAGGCGGGTGGTGTTGGTCTCAATCTAACGGGAGCTGATACGGTTATTTTGGTTGACCTTTGGTGGAATCCCGCTGTCGAAGCCCAGGCTATCGGACGAGCCCACCGCATGGGGCAGGAGCAGATGGTCGAGGTCTATCGTTTGATTACCAAGGGGACCATTGAAGAAAAGATCCAAGAACTTCAAGAACAAAAGAAACATTTGGTTTCCCAAGTTTTAGATGGTACGGAGTCGCGTGCGAGTCTCAGTCTGGCAGAAATTCGTGAAATTTTGGGAATTTCTGAAGCCAGCACTTGA
- the murC gene encoding UDP-N-acetylmuramate--L-alanine ligase, which translates to MSKTYHFIGIKGSGMSALALMLHQMGHKVQGSDVEKYYFTQRGLEQAGIAILPFDEKNLQGDVEIIAGNAFRPDNNVEIAYADQNGISYKRYHEFLGSFMRDFVSMGVAGAHGKTSTTGMLSHVLSHITDTSFLIGDGTGRGSANAKYFVFESDEYERHFMPYHPEYSIITNIDFDHPDYFTSLEDVFNAFNDYAKQITKGLFVYGEDAELRKITANAPIYYYGFEAEGNDFVASDLLRSTTGSTFTVHFRGQELGQFHIPTFGRHNIMNATAVIGLLYTAGFDLNLVREHLKTFAGVKRRFTEKIVNDTVIIDDFAHHPTEIIATLDAARQKYPSKEIVAIFQPHTFTRTIALLDEFAHALNQADAVYLAQIYGSAREVDHGDVKVEDLANKINKKHQVITVENVSPLLDHDNAVYVFMGAGDIQTYEYSFERLLSNLTSNVQ; encoded by the coding sequence ATGTCAAAAACATATCATTTTATTGGAATCAAGGGATCAGGGATGAGTGCCCTAGCCTTGATGTTGCACCAAATGGGACACAAGGTTCAAGGTTCAGACGTTGAAAAATATTACTTTACTCAACGTGGACTAGAGCAGGCAGGGATTGCGATTCTTCCTTTTGATGAAAAGAACCTACAAGGTGATGTGGAGATTATCGCGGGAAATGCCTTCCGTCCAGATAACAACGTTGAAATTGCCTATGCGGACCAAAATGGTATCAGCTACAAACGTTACCACGAATTCCTAGGTAGTTTTATGCGCGACTTTGTCAGCATGGGAGTGGCAGGAGCTCATGGAAAAACTTCAACAACAGGTATGCTGTCACACGTCTTGTCTCACATCACAGACACCAGCTTCTTGATTGGTGACGGGACAGGTCGTGGTTCAGCCAATGCCAAATATTTTGTCTTTGAATCAGACGAATATGAGCGCCATTTCATGCCTTATCACCCAGAATACTCTATCATCACCAACATTGACTTTGACCATCCAGACTACTTTACAAGTCTAGAGGATGTTTTCAATGCCTTTAACGACTATGCCAAACAAATTACCAAAGGTTTGTTTGTATACGGTGAGGATGCTGAGTTGCGTAAGATCACAGCCAATGCGCCAATCTATTACTATGGGTTTGAAGCTGAGGGCAATGACTTTGTAGCTAGCGATCTTCTTCGTTCTACGACTGGTTCGACCTTCACCGTTCATTTCCGTGGTCAAGAGTTGGGTCAATTCCACATTCCAACCTTTGGTCGTCACAATATCATGAATGCGACAGCTGTTATTGGTCTTCTTTACACAGCTGGTTTTGATTTGAACTTGGTCCGTGAACACTTAAAAACTTTTGCAGGTGTTAAGCGTCGTTTCACTGAAAAAATCGTCAATGATACAGTGATCATTGATGACTTTGCCCACCATCCAACAGAAATCATTGCAACCTTGGATGCAGCTCGTCAAAAATACCCAAGTAAGGAAATCGTAGCAATCTTCCAACCGCATACCTTTACTAGAACCATCGCCTTGTTGGACGAATTTGCCCATGCATTGAATCAAGCAGACGCCGTCTACCTAGCGCAAATCTATGGATCGGCCCGTGAAGTGGACCATGGTGATGTCAAAGTAGAAGACTTAGCCAATAAAATCAACAAGAAACACCAGGTTATCACTGTTGAGAATGTAT